In a genomic window of Lycium ferocissimum isolate CSIRO_LF1 chromosome 9, AGI_CSIRO_Lferr_CH_V1, whole genome shotgun sequence:
- the LOC132031990 gene encoding uncharacterized protein LOC132031990: MDSIWQVKQQKGEIILPVNAAGTIRQTKFNIIDGVMRYNALLGRPWIHDMRVVPSTLHMIFEGGSWSGEPEKFETGREDIALEEDLYQLPRFFVVPDDLDATKSTIEELEQVVLHDLYSIGCYYSQIEFGPKLSTGEAKVEAYFRGQELVCEGRGNGSIREVEYPDWFANVVVVPKKGNKFRMCIDFKDLNKAYPKESFPLPYIDLMIDATIGDEMLSFLDAYSG; this comes from the exons ATGGATTCAATATGGCAAGTGAAACAACAAAAGGGAGAGATCATCTTACCAGTTAATGCGGCCGGAACAATTCGACAGACCAAGTTTAACATCATTGATGGAGTGATGAGATACAATGCATTGCTTGGTAGGCCTTGGATACATGATATGAGGGTTGTACCGTCAACCTTGCACATGATCTTTGAA GGAGGAAGCTGGAGCGGTGAGCCAGAGAAATTTGAAACTGGAAGGGAAGATATTGCTCTAGAAGAAGATCTGTATCAGCTTCCAAGATTTTTTGTAGTTCCAGATGATTTGGATGCTACGAAGTCAACCATAGAAGAGCTCGAACAAGTGGTTTT ACATGACTTGTATTCCATCGGATGTTACTACTCACAAATTGAGTTTGGACCCAAGCTTTCCACCGGTGAAGCAAAAGTGGAGGCCTATTTCAGAGGTCAAGAACTGGTTTGTGAAGGAAGAGGTAACGGTTCAATCCGCGAGGTAGAATATCCTGATTGGTTTGCAAATGTGGTAGTAGTGCCTAAAAAGGGTAACAAGTTTAGAATGTGCATAGATTTTAAAGATTTGAATAAAGCTTATCCGAAGGAATCTTTTCCTCTGCCTTACATTGATCTAATGATTGATGCAACGATAGGagatgagatgttaagttttctcgatgcttactctGGGTAA
- the LOC132031134 gene encoding uncharacterized protein LOC132031134 — protein sequence MQIFQVHSKTSSCHGIKKLILISCFACSIYFLYPFILASKTNLIDHSSISSHDQFELSSSPTTTLQHVVFGIASNSKSWPTRKEYVKLWWKPNEMRGCVFLEKLPNSTTTTNDSNFLPPICISEDISRFPYTNRGGNPSAIRVARVVSETVALNLNHSDVKWFVFGDDDTIFFQENLVKTLSKYDNGFWYYIGSNSESYIQNKFFSYGMAFGGAGFAISYPLAKVVARVLDSCIERYPYLYGSDGRIHACLTELGVTLTHEPGFHQMDFNGNAFGLLAAHPTKPLVSLHHMDKFDPIFPNLSRMKALQHLYHAANFDPHRILQQTVCYDRRFSWTVSVSWGYVVQIFEHNLHLTDAQRVQESYLPWKNNAYGTLYQFNTRKFGSDPCKRQLVYFLDEVSMGVDGIRTIYKKKTSESCTFSNNSPRKLEEIRVFSRKLELDSKQLLAPRRHCCDILPSTSDKVMEIGIRECREDELIYMHK from the exons ATGCAAATTTTTCAAGTGCATAGCAAAACCTCATCTTGCCATGGCATCAAGAAACTTATATtaatctcttgttttgcttgctcAATCTACTTTCTATATCCATTCATTCTTGCCTCAAAAACTAACCTTATTGATCACAGCTCAATTTCATCACATGACCAATttgaattatcatcatcacctACCACAACTCTTCAACATGTTGTTTTTGGAATTGCATCTAATTCTAAATCATGGCCAACGAGAAAAGAATATGTTAAGCTATGGTGGAAGCCAAATGAAATGAGGGGTTGTGTGTTTCTTGAAAAATTGCCTAATAGTACTACTACTACAAATGATTCAaattttcttcctccaatttGTATTTCTGAGGACATTTCAAGATTCCCATATACAAATAGAGGTGGAAATCCATCAGCAATTAGAGTGGCACGTGTCGTCTCAGAGACAGTTGCACttaatcttaatcattcagatgtcAAGTGGTTTGTTTTTGGAGATGATGACACTatttttttccaagaaaatttgGTCAAGACATTGTCTAAATATGACAATGGGTTTTGGTATTACATTGGATCAAATTCAGAAAGTTATATACAAAACAAGTTTTTCTCATATGGAATGGCTTTTGGTGGTGCTGGTTTTGCTATAAGTTATCCACTGGCTAAAGTTGTGGCTAGAGTTTTAGATTCATGTATAGAGAGATATCCATATCTTTATGGAAGCGATGGCAGAATTCATGCTTGTTTGACAGAGCTTGGTGTTACATTAACACATGAGCCAGGCTTCCATCAG ATGGATTTTAATGGAAATGCATTTGGATTATTGGCTGCACATCCAACTAAACCATTGGTATCTCTACATCACATGGATAAATTTGACCCAATTTTCCCTAACCTGTCAAGAATGAAAGCCCTACAACATTTGTACCATGCTGCAAATTTTGATCCACACAGAATTTTGCAGCAAACAGTATGCTACGATCGTCGATTTTCGTGGACAGTTTCAGTGTCATGGGGATATGTTGTACAAATTTTTGAGCACAATCTGCATTTGACTGATGCTCAGCGTGTACAAGAGAGTTATTTGCCCTGGAAAAATAATGCTTATGGTACACTCTATCAGTTTAATACAAGGAAATTTGGGTCTGATCCATGTAAAAGGCAACTTGTTTATTTCTTGGATGAAGTTTCTATGGGGGTTGATGGAATTAGGACCATCTACAAGAAGAAAACATCTGAGAGTTGCACATTCAGCAATAATTCACCAAGAAAATTAGAAGAAATTAGAGTGTTTTCACGCAAGTTGGAGCTTGACAGTAAGCAG TTGCTAGCACCAAGAAGGCATTGCTGTGATATATTACCTTCTACATCTGATAAAGTGATGGAAATAGGGATAAGAGAATGCAGAGAGGATGAACTTATTTACATGCACAAGTAG